A window from Actinomycetospora corticicola encodes these proteins:
- a CDS encoding nucleoside 2-deoxyribosyltransferase: MIAYVASPYGFAESTRLFYTERLLPVITRHVDVIDPWAVELPSGDDPWLALGDVHLASIADRSDLVIACLDQEPPDNGTVIEVAWAAAHGRPVIAYRNDLRQGGEEGLRYNLMIGAVVRHSGGVEVGSLDELDAALARFTDT, encoded by the coding sequence GTGATCGCCTACGTCGCCAGCCCCTACGGGTTCGCCGAGTCCACGAGGCTCTTCTACACCGAGCGGCTGCTGCCCGTGATCACGCGGCACGTCGACGTGATCGACCCGTGGGCCGTCGAGCTGCCGAGCGGGGACGACCCCTGGCTCGCGCTCGGGGACGTGCACCTCGCGTCGATCGCGGACCGGTCGGACCTCGTGATCGCCTGTCTGGACCAGGAGCCGCCGGACAACGGGACGGTGATCGAGGTGGCGTGGGCCGCGGCGCACGGCAGGCCGGTGATCGCCTACCGCAACGACCTGCGCCAGGGCGGCGAGGAGGGCCTGCGCTACAACCTCATGATCGGGGCCGTGGTGCGGCACAGCGGCGGGGTCGAGGTGGGCTCGCTCGACGAGCTCGATGCGGCCCTGGCCCGTTTCACGGACACCTGA
- a CDS encoding NAD-dependent epimerase/dehydratase family protein, with protein sequence MRVVITGAGGFVGRHVAHAFRTAGHAVSALTRAALDVTDPVAVGRAVAGADAVCHLAARVRVRESREDPAGYWRTNLDGTRAVLAACPATARVVLASTAAVYATSDAPVAADAPLDPTSPYAASKLAADLLARDLAGAGGPGVVSLRAFNVAGPGDTDPSRVLPALLSGRPFTVNGDGSAVRDYLHVADLADAFVAAVDAAEPGTWRAYPVGSGRGTSVAELVDVVGHVTGRVVPVRHGPAVAEPARLVADHARITADTGWRPWRSEPERIVTDAWEDLRRRADPSSG encoded by the coding sequence GTGCGCGTGGTGATCACCGGGGCCGGTGGGTTCGTCGGCCGTCACGTCGCGCACGCCTTCCGGACGGCGGGTCATGCGGTCTCCGCGCTCACCCGCGCGGCTCTCGACGTGACCGACCCCGTGGCCGTCGGGCGGGCGGTCGCCGGGGCCGACGCCGTCTGCCACCTCGCCGCCCGGGTGCGGGTCCGCGAGTCGCGGGAGGACCCGGCCGGCTACTGGCGGACCAACCTCGACGGGACGCGCGCGGTGCTGGCGGCGTGCCCGGCGACCGCGCGGGTCGTGCTGGCCTCGACGGCCGCGGTGTACGCGACGTCCGACGCGCCCGTCGCCGCGGACGCCCCGCTCGACCCGACCAGCCCCTACGCCGCGAGCAAGCTCGCCGCGGACCTCCTCGCGCGCGACCTCGCCGGGGCGGGAGGACCCGGCGTCGTGAGCCTCCGCGCCTTCAACGTGGCCGGGCCCGGTGACACCGACCCGTCCCGCGTGCTCCCGGCGCTCCTGTCCGGGCGCCCGTTCACGGTGAACGGCGACGGCTCGGCCGTGCGCGACTACCTGCACGTGGCCGACCTGGCCGACGCCTTCGTGGCGGCGGTCGACGCGGCCGAGCCGGGGACGTGGCGCGCGTACCCGGTCGGCTCCGGGCGGGGGACCTCGGTGGCGGAGCTCGTGGACGTGGTCGGGCACGTGACCGGGCGGGTCGTCCCGGTCCGGCACGGGCCCGCCGTCGCCGAGCCGGCCCGGTTGGTCGCCGACCACGCCCGTATCACCGCGGACACGGGGTGGCGGCCGTGGCGCTCCGAGCCGGAGCGGATCGTCACCGACGCGTGGGAGGACCTGCGGCGCCGCGCCGACCCGTCGTCGGGATGA